A genomic stretch from Thunnus maccoyii chromosome 19, fThuMac1.1, whole genome shotgun sequence includes:
- the gsdf gene encoding gonadal somatic cell derived factor, which yields MSFTFIVTMMLLGSSVVIAFVLQPSKEDPASSATSAVSHHRCQGESLQSIKKSLLGALNLQAEPWLPVGGLDSVRERWSNTFSTIVHTAKDTALPAVSGYSDGGNSTSLKCCSMAREIFMKDLGWDNWVVHPASLTIVQCAICNPEVSTVQCPSSHTNVQDADSQVQMPCCQPTAHEMVPVLYVDKFSTLVISSVQLTRSCSCGPGNIQQPSEE from the exons ATGTCCTTTACGTTCATTGTTACGATGATGCTTCTGGGGTCTTCAGTGGTGATTGCATTTGTCTTGCAACCATCCAAGGAAGATCCTGCATCCTCTGCTACCTCTGCTGTTTCCCATCACAG GTGCCAGGGTGAATCGTTGCAGTCCATCAAGAAGAGTCTCCTCGGGGCTCTCAACTTGCAGGCTGAGCCATGGCTGCCTGTAGGTGGGCTGGACAGTGTCAGAGAGCGATGGAGTAACACCTTCAGCACCATTGTACACACGGCCAAGGACACTGCAC TTCCAGCAGTCTCTGGCTACTCTGACGGTGGAAACAGTACAAGCCTGAAGTGCTGTTCCATGGCCCGCGAGATCTTCATGAAAG ATCTTGGCTGGGACAACTGGGTGGTCCATCCTGCCAGCCTCACCATCGTTCAGTGTGCAATCTGCAACCCTGAAGTGAGCACTGTGCAGTGTCCATCATCCCACACCAATGTCCAGGATGCCGACTCACAG GTCCAGATGCCATGTTGTCAGCCCACTGCCCATGAAATGGTGCCCGTCCTCTACGTGGACAAATTCAGCACCCTCGTTATATCCTCCGTGCAACTGACCCGCAGCTGCAGCTGTGGACCTGGCAACATCCAGCAGCCCAGCGAAGAGTAA